The sequence ACCTCGTCACCGCGGCCGAGATGAGGGCGCGCCTCGCCGAGCACCTCCTCCCCGAGGAGGCGGCGGCCGAGCCCGGCCTCGGCCCGGCCAGGTACGTCCGCGCTCGCCGCGACCCGTCGCTCCGCGTGGGCTTCATCACGGGCACGAGCGACACGTTCTGCGAGAGCTGCGATCGCCTGCGCGTCTCCTCGACGGGCGTGCTCCGGCCGTGCCTCGCCACGGACGACGGCGTCGACGCCTCGCGCGAGGCGAAGATCGGCGATCGCGAGGCGATCCGCCTGCGCCTGGACGAGGCGTGGCGCCTCAAGCCGGACGGCAAGGTCTGGAAGGGCTGCACCGAAGAGACGGCCTCCGCTGTGTCGATCCGCGCGATCGGCGGCTGAAGGAGCGGGCGATCGGCGCGGGGCCGGATCACGTTCGGCTACCGGTCCTCGGGGCCGCCGTGTCAGATTCCGGGGCGATGCCGCGAACCCCTGATCGACCCCGCGAGGGCGAAGCGCTCTCGACTCACCTCTCTCCGAGCGGCGAGGCCCGCATGGTGCCTGTCGAAGGCAAGCCTGTCACGCACCGCCGCGCGGTCGCGTCCGGCGCCGTCCTGATGCGCCACGAGACGATCGCCCGGGTCGCGCGCGACGACGCCCCGAAGGGCGACGTCCTGGCCGCGGCGCGGATCGCCGGGATCATGGCGGCGAAGCGCACGCCGGAGCTCATCCCGCTCTGCCACGGCATCGCGCTCACGCACGTCTCGGTCTCGCTCGACGTGGACGAGCCGTCCGCGTCGATCCGGGTGACCGCCGCCGCGGAGGCGGTGGATCGCACCGGCGTCGAGATGGAGGCCATGGTCGCGGTGAGCGCCGCGTGCTTGACGATCTACGACATGCTCAAGGGGATCGATCGCGAGATGGTGATCTCGGACATCAAGCTCCTCGAGAAGAGCGGGGGCCGGTCCGGCCATTTCCAGCGGAGCGCGCCGTGAGCCGGATCCGCGCCGAGCCGCTCCGACTCGACGAGCTCATCGCCGCGGTGTCTCACCCTGGCGCGGGCGGCATCGCCACGTTCCTGGGCGTGGTGCGCGACGTCAACGAGGGCCGTTCGGTCACGCTGCTGGAGTACGAGGCCTACGGGACGATGGCCGAGGCCGAGCTGGAGCGGGTCCTGTCGGAGATCGCGGCAGAGCTCCCCGGCGTGCGCGTCGCCGCGACGCACCGGGTGGGCGCCCTCCACGTCGGCGACGTCGCCGTGGCCTGCGCCGCGAGCGCGCCGCACCGGGCAGAGGCCTTCCGCGGGTGCCGCCTGCTCATCGATCGCATCAAGGAGCGCCTGCCGATCTGGAAGCGTGAGCACGGGCCGGACGGCCCGTACTGGGTCGGATGGGAGGACGCCCGCTGCGCCGGCGAGCACGGGCACGAGGCGCCCCACGGGCACGCGCACGGCGATGAGGAGCCCCACGGGCACGGCCACGGCGGGACGGCGCCTCCGGGCAGCGCAGGCGCCTAGCGCAGGCCGGGCAGGCGCCTAGCGCAGGCCGGGCAGGCGCCTAGCGCAGGCGAAGCCCGGCCGGCGGCGGCGAGGAGAGCGGGTCGTTCTCCTTCAGGCGGTTGTGGTGCCGGATGTCCGTCCCCTTGACGAGGAAGACGACCGACTCCGCGATGTTCATCGCGTGATCGGCGATGCGCTCCAGGTACTTGGCGATCGACTGGATGCGCGTGGCCCTGTACACCGTGCTCGGATCGCGGCTCATGACGAGGAGCACCTCCTGGAAGATGCGGGCGTAGTGCTCGTCGATCACGTCATCGCGCGTGAGCAGCTGGTTCGCTCGCTCGCAGTCGCGGGCGACCAGCGCGTCCAGCGCCTCGTGCACCACCTCGATCGCCTCGTCCGCGAGGCCTTGCAGATCCGCCACCGGCGCGAGCGGCGGCTCCTCGTTGAGCTCCTGCACACGCTCGCAGACGTTCACAACGAGGTCGCCGACCCGCTCCAGATCGGTGACGATCTTGAGCGCCGTGGTGACGAAGCGCAGGTCGGACGCCACGGGCTGGCGGGTCGCGAGGATCCTCATACAGAGCTCGTCGACCTCGCACTCGAGGCGGTTGATCCGGCGATCGAGCCGGATCGTCGCCTTGGCGAGGCCCGTGTCGCGCGTCGTGAGCGCGGTCGAGCCTTTCTGGATCATCTCCTCGACGAGGCTCCCCATGAGCAGCAGCTTCTCGCGAAGCGTGCGTAGCTCGTGCTCGTAGACCTTGCTCGTGTGCGACGTCGGCATGACTCTATCCCCCGCTTCCATCAGCCGAACTTCCCGGTGACGTAGTCTTCCGTCTTGCTCTCCTTGGGGTTGGTGAAGATGGTCTGGGTCCTGTCGAACTCCACCAAGTCCCCCATGTAGAAGAAGGCGGTATAGTCAGAGCACCGGGCGGCCTGCTGCATGTTGTGTGTTACGAGCACGCAAGTATACCGCTCTTTCAGCTCGTCGATGAGCTCCTCGACGCGCGCGGTCGCGATGGGATCGAGCGCCGAGCACGGCTCGTCGAGCAGGATCACGTCCGGCTCCACCGCGAGGACGCGGGCGATGCAGAGCCGCTGCTGCTGGCCGCCCGAGAGAGATAGCCCGGACTGATCGAGCTTGTCCTTCACCTCGTCCCAGAGCGCGACTTGGCGCAGGCACTTCTCGACGAGGCCTGTGGGATCCTTGACGGAGATGCCGTTCAGCTTGTGTCCAGCGAGGACGTTCTCGCGGATGGACATGGTTGGAAACGGGTTGGGTTTCTGGAACACCATGCCGACGCGCCGCCGCAGCCGCACCGGGTCGACGGCTTTGTCATAGATGTTCACGCCGTCGATCATGACGGAGCCCTTCGCCGAGGCCCCGGGCACCTGCTCGTGCATCCGGTTGAGACATCGCAGGAACGTCGACTTACCGCACCCGGACGGGCCGATGACCGCTGTGACCTGGCCGTCGGGGATATCCAGCGTGATGTCGTGGATGGCGTGGAACTTATGAAAATAGGCGTTGAGCCGAGTGACGCTGATCTTGGCAGGCGGCGCCTCGTCTCCTGGCTCGATGGAGCGGCTGTCGATGCCGTCCGTGTCGAGCCCGCTGCGGCGTTCCCCGGACCGTCCTTTGTGGTGCAGTGAGTCGAACGAGCTCATCGAGTGCCTTTAGCGCGCCTTGACGCTCCGCGACGTGGCGATGCGCGCGAGCAGGTTGAGGAGGAAGACGATGATGATCAGCACGAGGGCGCCGGTCCACGCCTCCTGCTGCCATTTCGGGTAGGGCGATGTGGCGTTCCGCCAGATCTGCACCGGCAGTGAGGCGATGGGGCGGTCGATGGCGAAGCTCCAATACGATGAGCCGAGCGCGGTGAGGAGCACTGGCGCGGTCTCGCCGGCGATGCGGGCCACGGCGAGCATCACGCCGGTGCCGATCCCGGGCGAGGCCGTCCGGAGCACGACGAGGAGGCTCGTGCGCCACTCCGGCACGCCGAGGGCGAGCGACGCTTCGCGGAGGTGGGCGGGCACCAGCTTGAGCAGCTCCTCCGTCGTGCGGGTCACCGTCGGGAGCATCACGATCGCGAGCGCGATGCCGCCGGCGAGCGCCGAGAAGCGCTTCATCGTGACCACGACGAGGGCGTAGACGAACACGCCGATGGTGATCGAGGGGACGCCGCCGAGCACGTCGGCGATGAACCGGATGGCGGCCGCGAGCTTGCCGCGCCCGATCTCGGCCAGGTAGATGCCGGCGAGGATGCCCGTCGGCAACCCGATGCTGCAGCCGATGGCGACGAGGATGAGCGTGCCGACGACCGCGTTGCCCATGCCGCTCCGCTCGTCGCCGACGGGCTTCGGCAGCTGGGTGAAGAAGTCGAGGGACAGCCCGCTGAGGCCCTTGCTGACGACGTAGATGAAGATCAGGAACAGCGGGACCAGGACGACGACGGCGCTCGAGACGCAGAGCCCTTCGAAGAAGTAGCTGCGCGCGCGGCGCAGCGTCTCGCCGGGCGCGGGCTCGAGCAGCGTGCGCTTGGGGGCGCTCGTGGGGCTCGCCACGGGGACAGGGGTGTCGCTGTTCATGCGCGCTTCTCCAGCTTGCTCTTGGTCGAGCTCACGAGCCACCGGGCGAAGAGGTTGAGGAGGAGGGCGACCCCGAAGAGGAGCAGCGCGATCTTGGACAGCGCCGACACGTACATATCGCTCGTCGCCTCGACGAACTCGTTGGCGATGACGCTCGCCATCGAATAGCCGGGGTGGAAGATCGACGCGCTCACCTTCGGGACGTTGCCGATCATCATCGTGACGGCCATCGTCTCGCCGAGCGCCCGGTTCAGCCCGAGGATGATGGCCCCGATGATGCCTGAGCGCGCCGACGGGAGGACCGCGTAGCGGATCGTGTCCCACGCGCACGCGCCGAGGCCGACCGCCGCCTCGCGGTGCAGCTGGGGCACCGCCTGCATCACCTCGCGCGACACCGACGTGATCGTGGGGACGATCATGATGGCGAGGATGACGCCCGCCGCGAACATGCCGAAGCCGAGCGGCGGGCCCTCGAAGAGGGGGATGTAGCCGAAGTACTTGATGATGACCGGCTCGACGGTGTCCCGGAGCCAGGGGCGGAGCACGGCGATGCCCCAGAAGCCGTAGACGACGCTCGGGATCGCCGCGAGCAGCTCGACCATGAAGCCGAGCGGCTTGCGGATCCGGTGGGGCGCCAGATCCGACAGGAAGATCGCGAGGCCGAGCGAGACGGGGACGGCGAGCACGATGGCGATCAGCGACGTGACGACCGTGCCGTAGACGAACGGGAGCGCGCCGAACTCCTCACGCGCAGGGTCCCACACGCGCCCGGTGAGGAACCCCAGCCCGAACTTGTCGATGGCGAGCCGCGATGAGCGGATGAGCTCCAGCACCATCAGCGCTGGCACCGCGAGCACCGTCAGGCCGAACATCGTCAGGATGGCGCGGAACGCTCGATCTGCTCCGCGCGTGCCATGTGGCGCGTCGCTCTGTGGCGCGGACGAGGCGGCTTGTTGCATCGGGACTTCTACGGTGCTCATGGACCTATCCTGCGCTCCTGCGCGCACGCCAGCCGCGCGCGGCGGAGCGCCGTTCGCACGGCCGAGGCGCATTCCTGGGGGTTATGGGGCGAGCAGGGGCTTGCCGTCAGGGCCGACCAGCGCGGCGAGCTTCTTGTCGACCTTCTCGACGACAGCCGCGGGCAGCGGGGCGTAATGGAGGTCGTTCGTGAACTTCTGGCCGTCTTGCATCGCCCACTTGACGAAGTTGGCGAGCACCTTGCCCTTCGCGAGGTCCTTCTGCTCCTGGTACACGAGGAGGTACGTGAAGCCGGCGATGGGGTATGCGTCCTCGCCCTCGGCGTCCACGAGCGAGATCCGGAGGTCTTCCGGCATCTTGGCGGCGGCGCCGGCGCCCGCGGCGGTCGTGCTCTCCAGCGACGGGGTGATGAACTTCCCGCTCTTGTTCTTGAGCGAGGCGAACGTGAGCTTGTTCTGCATCGCGTACGCGAGCTCGATGTAGCCGATCGAGGCGGGCGTGCTCGTGATGAGCGCGGAGACACCGTCGTTGCCCTTGGCGCCGAGGCCGCCAGGCCAGTTCACGCTGGTCCCGGTCCCTGGTCCGCTCTTCCACTCCGGGCTGACCGTGCTCAGGTAGTCGACGAAGATCTTGGTCGTCCCGCTGCCATCCGAGCGGTGGACCGTCGCGATCTCCTTGTCGGGGAGCTTCACGTCCGGGTTCTCCTTCTGGAGGGCCGGGTCGTTCCACTTCTTGATCTTGCCCAGGAAGATGTGCGCGGCCGCCTCCGGCGTGAGCTTCAGGCCAGACGGGACACCCTCGAGGTTGTAGGTCAGCACGACCGCGCCCAGGCAGGTCGGCAGGTGAAGGATGCCGGCGGCCTTCCCGAGCTGCTCCTCGTTCATCGGGGCATCGGAGGCGCCGAAATCGACGGTCCGCTCGGTGATCTGCCGGATCCCACCCCCGGAGCCGATGGACTGGTAGTTGATCTTGACCTTGGAGTTGGCTTTCTGAAACTCAGCGATCCACTTCGTATAAAGAGGGTACGGGAACGTCGCACCCGCGCCCGTCAAGGTGATGTCCCCGTCAGCGGTCGGCTGCGGCGCGGTGTCCTTCTTCGCGCCGGGGAGCGAGCCGGTTTCTTGGGGGGCATCAGAGCGACCGCACGCCGCGGTCAGGAGGAACATCGCCAGGGTGAGCAGAATTCGAGCCATGCACAGCAAGGCGTAATCGAGTTTTGTGACAGCTCCGTGACGGCAAGGTGGAACAGCGAGTACCGCGCTTTCCTGGCTTTGCGTGGTTCGCGTGGATCACTCGGCGCGCGCCAGGCGGACGGTGAACTGGGTGCCGCGGCCGATGGCGCTCTCGACCTCGATCGAGCCGTTCATCAGCTCGACCAGGTGCTTCACGATAGCGAGGCCGAGCCCGGTGCCGCCCAGATCGCGTGAGCGGCCGGCGTCGACTCGATAGAACCGCTCGAAGATGCGGCCCAGGTGGTGGGGCGGAATACCGGGGCCGTCGTCGGCGACGGCGATCGTCACCTGGTGATCGACCGAGCGCGTCTTCACCGTGACGTGAGCTCCCTCGCCGGCGTACTTGATGGCGTTGTCGAGCAGGTTCATGAGCACCTGCTCGAGCGCGCGGCGGTCGCACCGAGCGGGCGGGAGCGCCGAGGCGTCGACGGTCAACGTGACCCTGCGCCGGCGCGCCGCCTCCGCGAGCAGCTGCGTGACGTGCTCGATGGCGGGGGCGATGTCGAGCTCCGACAGCGCGAGGCGGAAGTTCTTCGCCTCGATCTTCGAGAGGTCGAGCAGATCGTCGACGAGGTGGCGGAGGCGCTTCGCGTGCCGATCGATCACGTCGACGAACTCGGCGGCCTCGTGGGGATCGTTCAGCGCGCCGAGCTGCAGCGTCTCGGCGGCGGTGCTGATCGCGGTGACCGGGGTGCGCAGCTCGTGGGACACGTTGGCGACGAAATCGGTCCGGATCGTCTCCAGCCGGCGGAGATCGGTGACGTCGTGAAACACCGCGATGAGCCCCGGCTCGGCGGACGCGCCGTCGTGATCCGCGCCCCACGCGGCGAGGGCCTCGCGCTCATCGTGCCCGAGCCGCTCCGGGCCCTTCCGGCGCGACACGCGCACGAGCAGCCGCCTCGGGAGCGTCCGCCCGAGCTCGACCTCGACGTCGACAGGCTCGTCCCGCTTGCCGGCGAGCTGGATCGCCTCGGTGAGCCGCGCGTTGCGGATCGACTCGATGACCGATCGACCGAGCGCGTCCTCGCCGAGGGAGGCCATCGCGCGGAGCGCCCGGTTGGCGAGGAGGATCCTCCCGTCGCGATCGAGCACGAGGACGCCCTCGCTCATCCCGTCGAGGATGCCCGCGAGCAGGGCGCGCTCCGTCCGGACCTCGGCGGTGGAGCGGGAGAGCTCGCTCGAGAGGTGGTTCAGCGCGCGCGCCAGCTGACGCAGCTCGCCCGAGCCGCGCAGCGGGGCGCGCGTCGACAGGTCGCCCTCGGACATCGCCTGCGCGAAGCGGGTCAGCCTCCGGATCGGGCGCGTGACGAAGAAGGCCGTGGCCGCGCCCACCGAGACGGCGACGACGATCACGGTGCCCATGCCGAGCAGCAGGGTGCGCCGTGAGCGAAGCAGGGCGGCGTCGACGGCGGCGCGCGGGCTGTGCTCCGCCAGCAGCGCCGCTTCCATGTCGCGCGCGGCGAGGCGCTCGATCGGGACGCCAGCGACGAGGAGGGCGAGCACCGTCCCCGCCGCGAGCTTCGCGCCGATGCCCAGCCCCCTAAGCAAGCGCATGGGCCCCTAGGCGACCTCGGGCTCGGCGCGGAACCGGTAGCCGACGCCGCGCACGGTCTCGATGTAATCGCCCGCCGCGCCGAGCTTCTCGCGGACGCGCTTCACGTGGGTGTCGACGTTGCGCGCGGTCACGTCGACGTGCGAGCCCCACACCTCGTCGAGCAGGAGATCGCGCGACAGCACGCGCCCGCGGCGATCGTAGAGCATCATGAGCAGGCGGAACTCGAGGGCGGTCAGCGCGATCTCGGCCTCCTGAACCCAGGCCCGGTGCGCGGCGCGATCGACCCGCAGGATGCCGAAGTCGAACTTCTCCGGCGCCGACGCCGGGCTCTCCGAGCGCTTGAGGATCGCCCGGGCGCGCAGGATGAGCTCGCGCACGCTGAACGGCTTGACGACGTAGTCGTCGGCCCCGAGCTCGAAGCCGACGATCCGGTCGATCTCCTCGCCCTTGGCCGTGACCATGATGACGGGCACCGCCGATGTCTGTGGGTTCTGCTTGAGGCGGCGGCAGATCTCCGTGCCCGACATGTCCGGGAGCATCAGGTCGAGCAGGACGAGATCGAACCGCTCCTCCTTGACCGCGCGGAGCGCCGTCTCCCCGCTCCCAGCGGACACCACATCGAACCCTGCCTGACGGAAATTGTAGGTGAGGACGCGCTGCAGGTCGCGCTCGTCCTCCACGATGAGCACGTGGCTCGGCATGGCCGATGTATGTAGCAGCGCATTGTGACAGCTTGATGGCGATCGCGCGTGTCGCGCGTCGCCCTCGCGAGACGGAATTGCGACAAGGACGCGATGGCGCGCGAGCGCGAGGAGAGCGCGGAGAGCCGAGACGGACAACGGGCGGGCGGGATCGGACGTGGCCGATCCGCAACCTGGGGCGCGGCCGGGAGAGCAGCCTGGAGCGGTGTGGCGGGGCGGACAGCGATGACGGAAGCGCGACCAGCCGAGGGATCGTGCAGCGCGGCGGGCTGCGGACTCCCGGGACGGAATGCGTGATGCTTGCAACGCTCGGCGTTTTCGCCTAACTGGGCCGCCCATGGCCCTCGAGCGAACACTCTCAATCATCAAGCCTGATGCGATGGAAAAGAACACGGCCGGCGCGATCGTCGCCCGCCTCGAGCAGGAGGGCTTCACGGTCAAAGCGATGAAGCGCATCCACCTTACCCGCGCGGAGGCCGAGGGCTTCTACGCGGAGCACCAGGGGCGCGGCTTCTTCGACGAGCTCGTGACGTTCATGTCGCGAAGCCCCATCCTGGTGATGGCGCTCGAGCGCGAGGACGCGGTGGCGAAGTACCGCGAGGTCATCGGCGCGACGGACCCGGCCAAGGCGGCGGCAGGGACGATCCGCAAGCTCTACGGGGCGAACGTGGGCGAGAACGCGGTCCACGGGTCCGACAAGCCGGCGACCGCCGCGCGGGAGATCGCCTACTTCTTCGCGGGTTACGAGGTCGCGCCGAGCGCGACGGCCTGATGCTCGGCGAGCGGCTCGCGGCTGCGCTCGGCGCGGCGCGGGACGGCGCGGCAGGCATCGAGAGCTTCGCGCACCTGCTCGGCTCGCGCCGCGTCGGGCCGCGTGGGGTCGCGCTCGCGCTGCCGGAGGTCTGCGAGGGGTGCGCGGCGCTCGTCGTTGCCCTCGACAGCCTGTCCGCGGCGGTCCGCGACGGCTTCGTCGAGACAGACGCCGCCGTGGCGGCCGACGCCGCGGCGGCCGACGCCGCCTGCGCGGTCCTCGGCCACGCGGGCGTCGAGGTCGCGCGCCTCACGGACGAGCTGTCCCGCGCCGCGGCCGGCGCCTCGCCGGCGCGCGGCCCTGGCCGCGGTCGCGGAGATCGCGGCGGCTCCGAGCGCGGCATCGACGCGCGGCAGCGCCTCGGGCTCGAGGCGTCGGTGCGCAGGACGGCCCGGGAGCTGAGCGGCGCGCTGCGCCTGTCCGAGCTCGTGATCGCGACCCTCGAGCTGCGCCCGACGCCGCTCGATCTCATCGACGTGCTCCGCAACTGGAGCGCCGCCCCGGCCGAGGGGCGGCCCGTGGTCGGCATCTCGGTCGCCTCCTCCGACGGCCGGGCCAACGAGGTGGAGGGCGACGTCCGCGCCGTGAGCGGGCTCATGGAGCTCGCTGTCGGCATGGTCAGCGCCGCCGGTGTCGCGAGCCCGCACCTCACCGTGTCCCGCCTCTCGGACGGGCGCTCGGTGGTGCGCATCGCCGAGCGCGGCCCGCGTGAGGGGGCGCCGGCGGTCGCCCTCGACGTGGTGCTGCGCGACGGCGGCGAGCGGGCGGCCGCCGTGGCCCGCGTCGTCGCGCGCCGCGCGCGCATCGAGCTCGTCGAGGGGACGGGCGGGCGCGTCGTCACCATGACGTTCTGACCCCGGTGCCGGTGCTGGCTCGGCCGTGCTAAAGGCGGCGCCATGGCCACCGAAGAATCCATGAAGTCCCTTGTCGAGGCGGCGTTCCGCGACCGCGAGCTCCTGCGCTCGCCCGCGCACGAGGCCGCGGTCCTCCGCACGATCGAGTGCCTCGATCAAGGCCAGCTCCGCGTCGCCGAGCCCGACAAGACCGCGCAGGCGGGCGGCGAAGGCGCGGCGTCCACCGGCGAGGGCGCGCCGCACAGGTGGGTAACGCACGCGTGGATCAAGGAGGCGATCCTTCTCTACTTCTCGGTCCGCGGCATGAGCGTGATGGAGGCCGGCCCCTTCGAGTTCCACGACAAGATCCCGCTCAAGCGCGGCCTCGACAAGGCGGGCGTGCGCGTCGTCCCGCCGGGGACGGTGCGCTACGGCGCATTCCTCGAGCAGGGCGCGATCGTCATGCCCGGCTACGTGAACATCGGCGCGTGGGTCGGCTCGGGGTCGATGGTCGACACCTGGGCGACGGTCGGCAGCTGCGCGCAGATCGGGCGAGGGGTGCACCTCGCCGGGGGCGTCGGCATCGGCGGGGTGCTCGAGCCGCCGGGGGCGCGGCCTGTGATCATCGAGGACGGCGTCTTCGTGGGCTCCCGCGTGATCGTGGTGGAGGGCGTCGTGGTCGAGGAAGAGGCGGTGCTCGGCGCCGGCGTGGTGCTCACCGCGTCGACGGCGATCCTCGACGTCACGGGGCCGGAGGTCGTCGAATACCGCGGCCGGGTGCCTGCGCGCAGCGTGGTGATCCCGGGAACGCGGCCGAAGCGCTTCCCCGCAGGGGAGTTCTCGATCCCCTGCGCGCTCATCATCGGCAAGCGGAGCGAGGCGACGGACCGCAAGGTGTCGCTGAACGCGGCGCTGCGAGATTTCGCGGTGCCGGTGTGAGCGCGCGCGCCGACGCGGGCGCGGCGGCCGCGGCCGATCTCGCGGACACGCTGCTCTGGCTGTGCTCCGTCCCGTCGCCCACGGGCGAGGAGCAGGAGCTGTGCTGCGCGGTGGCGGAGCGGCTCGGTCGGGCCCGGCTCGCCGCGCCGGTGCGCCGCCACGGCGACTCGCTCGTCGTGCAGGTGACGCAGGGCACGGGCGGCCCGAAGATCGCGCTGGCCGGGCACCTCGACGTGGTGCGCACCTCGCACGACGGGCCGCCGCGGATCGAGGGGGATCGCCTCTACGGCCCCGGCGCGAGCGACATGAAATCGGGGCTCGCGCTGATGCTCGACCTCGCCGAGGGAGAGCGGGAGGCGATCGCGGGCGTCGATCTGACGCTCGTGTTCTACGCGCGGGAGGAGGGGCCGTACCTGGAGAACGAGCTCGCGCTGGTCATCGAGCGCGAGCCGGATCTCCGCGCGCTCGATCTCGCTGTGTGCCTCGAGCCGAGCGACAACCGGCTGAGCCTCGGCGCGAGCGGGTCGCTCCACGCTGGGCTGACGTTCCGCGGGCGGACGGCGCACAGCGCGCGGCCGTGGCAAGGGGAGAACGCCATCTACAAGGCAGGCCCGCTCCTGGTCGAGCTCGCTGCGCTCGCGCCGCGCGAGGTCGAGATCGACGGATTCGTCTACCGCGCCGTCACCACGGCGACGATGGCGCAGGGCGGGCGCGGGCGGAACGTCGTGCCGGACGAGTTCACGATGAACCTGAACCACCGCTTCCCGCCTGGGACGTCGATCCAGGAGGCGCAGCGGACCATCGAGGCGCTCGTGGACGGCCGCGCCGAGATCGCCTGGCGCGATCTCAGCCCTTCGGCGCCGCCGCACGCGTCGCA is a genomic window of Sorangium aterium containing:
- the dapE gene encoding succinyl-diaminopimelate desuccinylase; translation: MSARADAGAAAAADLADTLLWLCSVPSPTGEEQELCCAVAERLGRARLAAPVRRHGDSLVVQVTQGTGGPKIALAGHLDVVRTSHDGPPRIEGDRLYGPGASDMKSGLALMLDLAEGEREAIAGVDLTLVFYAREEGPYLENELALVIEREPDLRALDLAVCLEPSDNRLSLGASGSLHAGLTFRGRTAHSARPWQGENAIYKAGPLLVELAALAPREVEIDGFVYRAVTTATMAQGGRGRNVVPDEFTMNLNHRFPPGTSIQEAQRTIEALVDGRAEIAWRDLSPSAPPHASHPLVVALREAGVAAVEPKQAWTDVARFAELGVPAVNFGPGENAQAHQRNEWSSLQKLSEGRAILRRWLSALGPA